A part of Neodiprion pinetum isolate iyNeoPine1 chromosome 4, iyNeoPine1.2, whole genome shotgun sequence genomic DNA contains:
- the LOC124218240 gene encoding growth hormone-regulated TBC protein 1-A isoform X1: MASSCFSNVDEYGFERPQNFDYQTYEEFMSEYLKVLAKRAKRWADIIGEGKSLQRSVTVKRYVRKGIPGVHRGMVWLTVSGAEELKNASPDLYQRLLDGHHSHDVAEIIKTDLPRTFPDNIFYNNIENQQHQLYNVLLAFAHQNKRVGYCQGLNYIAGLLLLVTKSEETAFWLLKILIEKILPEYYTPTMDGLLTDIDVLSELVRIKMPDVHQHVTNLGLPWAVITTKWFICLFAEVLPIETTLRIWDCLFYEGSKIIFRVALTLIKRNRENLLSCQDFTALAECFKEITKDSIVIRCHDFMQSIFKVPGSLSANTIEKLRTKVAQQRAEEKQTKTVRAG, encoded by the exons ATGGCCAGTTCGTGTTTCAG CAATGTCGACGAGTATGGATTCGAGAGGCCGCAGAACTTCGATTACCAAACTTACGAGGAATTCATGTCCGAATATCTGAAAGTCTTGGCTAAAAGGGCTAAAAGATGGGCAGACATCATAGGCGAAGGAAAATCTCTTCAACGAAGCGTCACAGTTAAGCGATATGTTCGAAAGGGCATTCCAGGGGTTCATCGGGGCATG GTATGGTTGACTGTCAGCGGTGctgaagaattgaaaaatgcatCTCCAGATTTATATCAGAGATTATTGGATGGACATCATAGCCATGATGTCGCCGAGATTATAAAGACTGATCTGCCTCGTACATTTCCTGACAACATATTTTACAACAATATCGAAAACCAACAGCATCAGCTCTACAACGTTTTGCTAGCTTTCGCGCATCAGAACAAAAGAGTTGGATATTGTCAA GGTTTGAATTACATAGCAGGATTACTTTTGTTAGTAACAAAAAGTGAAGAAACAGCATTTTGGttactgaaaatattaatagaaaaaatattaccagAGTATTACACCCCTACAATGGATGGTCTCCTAACAGACATTGATGTTCTGTCAGAGCTAGTAAG GATAAAAATGCCGGATGTACATCAACACGTGACTAACTTGGGGTTACCTTGGGCAGTAATAACAACTAAGTGGTTTATCTGTTTGTTCGCAGAGGTTCTGCCTATTGAG ACAACCTTGAGAATATGGGATTGTCTGTTTTATGAAGGtagtaaaataatatttcgagTAGCACTGACATTGATTAAAagaaatcgagaaaatttgCTGTCTTGTCAGGATTTTACAGCATTAGCCGAGTGTTTtaaagaaataacaaaagaTAGCATCGTTATTCGATGCCATGATTTTATGCAG AGTATTTTCAAAGTACCTGGATCGCTGTCTGCCAATACTATAGAAAAATTACGAACAAAGGTGGCCCAACAGCGAGCAGAAGAAAAGCAAACTAAAACTGTGCG
- the LOC124218240 gene encoding growth hormone-regulated TBC protein 1-A isoform X2, producing the protein MASSCFSNVDEYGFERPQNFDYQTYEEFMSEYLKVLAKRAKRWADIIGEGKSLQRSVTVKRYVRKGIPGVHRGMVWLTVSGAEELKNASPDLYQRLLDGHHSHDVAEIIKTDLPRTFPDNIFYNNIENQQHQLYNVLLAFAHQNKRVGYCQGLNYIAGLLLLVTKSEETAFWLLKILIEKILPEYYTPTMDGLLTDIDVLSELVRIKMPDVHQHVTNLGLPWAVITTKWFICLFAEVLPIESIFKVPGSLSANTIEKLRTKVAQQRAEEKQTKTVRAG; encoded by the exons ATGGCCAGTTCGTGTTTCAG CAATGTCGACGAGTATGGATTCGAGAGGCCGCAGAACTTCGATTACCAAACTTACGAGGAATTCATGTCCGAATATCTGAAAGTCTTGGCTAAAAGGGCTAAAAGATGGGCAGACATCATAGGCGAAGGAAAATCTCTTCAACGAAGCGTCACAGTTAAGCGATATGTTCGAAAGGGCATTCCAGGGGTTCATCGGGGCATG GTATGGTTGACTGTCAGCGGTGctgaagaattgaaaaatgcatCTCCAGATTTATATCAGAGATTATTGGATGGACATCATAGCCATGATGTCGCCGAGATTATAAAGACTGATCTGCCTCGTACATTTCCTGACAACATATTTTACAACAATATCGAAAACCAACAGCATCAGCTCTACAACGTTTTGCTAGCTTTCGCGCATCAGAACAAAAGAGTTGGATATTGTCAA GGTTTGAATTACATAGCAGGATTACTTTTGTTAGTAACAAAAAGTGAAGAAACAGCATTTTGGttactgaaaatattaatagaaaaaatattaccagAGTATTACACCCCTACAATGGATGGTCTCCTAACAGACATTGATGTTCTGTCAGAGCTAGTAAG GATAAAAATGCCGGATGTACATCAACACGTGACTAACTTGGGGTTACCTTGGGCAGTAATAACAACTAAGTGGTTTATCTGTTTGTTCGCAGAGGTTCTGCCTATTGAG AGTATTTTCAAAGTACCTGGATCGCTGTCTGCCAATACTATAGAAAAATTACGAACAAAGGTGGCCCAACAGCGAGCAGAAGAAAAGCAAACTAAAACTGTGCG